The following proteins come from a genomic window of Schistocerca gregaria isolate iqSchGreg1 chromosome X, iqSchGreg1.2, whole genome shotgun sequence:
- the LOC126298544 gene encoding uncharacterized protein LOC126298544, giving the protein MARAHLLALTMCWLAVAVRTAPAGPYSGNGGGGYSRGGGGNGYSGGGGGGNGYSGGGGGGNGYSGGGGGFGGGGGGGGYSPPLPNGYAPPPAVDTQYGAPAQAPVIHKHVYVHVPPPEPTYAAPRKPQPPPPPPQKHYKIVFIKAPAPPPPTVPDLPPIAPPPEQKTLIYVLVKKPEEPPEITIPTPAPTQPSKPEVYFIRYKTQTQEGGGPGGAYGPPSPSGPSPEYGAPSAGGGGGGGGGGSGPY; this is encoded by the exons ATGGCCCGCGCGCACCTCCTAGCCCTG ACGATGTGCTGGTTGGCAGTGGCGGTACGCACTGCACCTGCGGGGCCATACAGCGGTAACGGCGGAGGCGGCTACAGCAGAGGCGGTGGCGGTAACGGCtacagcgggggcggcgggggcggcaacggctacagcgggggcggcggcggcggcaacggctacagcggaggcggcggaggcttcggcggcggcggcggcggcggcggctacaGCCCGCCACTCCCCAACGGCTACGCGCCGCCTCCTGCCGTCGACACGCAGTACGGCGCGCCCGCGCAGGCGCCGGTCATCCACAagcacgtgtacgtgcacgtgccgCCCCCAGAGCCCACGTACGCGGCGCCCAGGAAGCCGCAGCCTCCGCCGCCGCCCCCACAGAAGCACTACAAGATCGTGTTCATCAAGgcgcccgcgccgccgccgcccacggTGCCGGACCTGCCGCCCATCGCGCCGCCCCCCGAGCAGAAGACGCTCATCTACGTGCTCGTCAAGAAGCCCGAGGAGCCGCCCGAGATCACCATCCCCACGCCCGCGCCCACACAGCCTTCCAAGCCGGAAGTCTACTTCATTCGCTACAAAACACAA aCTCAGGAGGGAGGCGGACCGGGCGGCGCGTACGGACCTCCATCGCCGTCTGGCCCCAGCCCAGAATACGGTGCTCCAAgcgccggtggcggcggcggcggcggcggcggcggctcgggcCCCTACTGA